The sequence below is a genomic window from Terriglobia bacterium.
CTCCGGACAAAGCGTCGTAGACCCCCGCGCGCTCGGGGTCTTCGGGAAATCCGAGGGCCCGGGTCGAGTTTGCCTGAGGATCCAGATCGACCAGAAGGGTCCGGCGCTCCGCGATGGCCAACGCGGCCGCGAGGCTGACAGCGGTCGTCGTCTTTCCGACCCCTCCTTTTTGGTTCACGATGGCAACGACTCGACCCACAGCGCCTCCTCCAGCCGCCCTTCGGCGTTCCGCACCCGCGGCCGCGAGCTGCCGTTGATTCTGCCCTTCCGGTTCGCGCAGGTCAACACGAGCGCAGGGTTCCACGTGGAACTCGTTGGTGCGCCCCCAGCCCTCCCGCCAGTTCCACGTGGAACAGACTGAGGGAGTCATCGAATCCGTTCCAGGTCGGAAGACATATTCGCTTTATATTCGATATGATTACATATAGCAGCTCATGGTTCGGCGAGCCACTACATCAATATGCGTATGTTGTTAAAGTTATATACAAACATGCCGAGACGTTGATACCGAGTGTGTTGAAGGGCCTTCGGCGCGTCTCGTGACGCCGTGAGCACGACTGCAGAAGGTCGCGAACCACCCACGGAGGAGGCACCGAGCCACCGTGTCCGCGCCGATCGTCCCAGCGGGTCGCGCCGCATCGAGGACCTTCTCCGGAGACGCTCCCTACCGGCGCGTCTTCCTTGCCGCGTTTCGCGGGCTCGCCTGGCTTCTCTGCCTGTCTTCGCCCGTGTCGGCCTTCGAGGATGCAAGGGTGGCGGAACCGGCCGCCAGACTCGAGTACGAGGTCAAGGCGGCTTTCCTCTTCAATTTCGCTCGGTTCGTCGAGTGGCCCGATGTCCGTGGGGTCGGGGATCGAACGTTCACCATCGGCATCCTGGGATCCGATCCCTTCGGGGAGATCCTGGACCGCGCCGTCGCCGGCAAGAAGTTCAACGGGCAGACGATCGCGGTGCGGCGCCTCCGCGAGCCGAAGGACGCGACCGCCTGCCGGATCCTCTTCATCGGAACTTCCGAGGACCGGAGGTTTCTCGAGATCATGGAGACGCTGCGAGGCGCGCCCGTGCTCACCGTCACCGAGATGACCACCGGCAAGCGCGGCGCGGTGATCCGGTTCTTCATTGAGGACCGCGGGGTCCGGTTCGAGGTCGACCTCGACGCCGCCGCCCGCTCGGGCCTCAAGATCAGCTCCAGGCTGCTCTCGGTGGCCCGGGTGCTTCGGGATCCCGTGGCGGGAGGGCGCTGACATGCTTGCCCCCCATGACCTCCCGTTTCGCCGAAAGGTCATGCTCGTCACGACTCTGACCAGCCTTTCCGCGCTGCTCCTCGCCTCGATCACATTCGTCTCCTACGACCTCGTGACCTTCCGGCGTGACAGGGTCAACGACCTCCGGACACTGGGGAAGGTGATCGGGAGCAACAGCACTGCGGCGATCACGTTCGGCGACGCGCGCTCCGCGCAGGAGATGCTCTCGGCCTTGAGGGCGACCCCGGACGTCGAAAAAGGCGTGATTTACGGCCGCGGCGGCGATCCGCTGGCCGTGTACGACGGCATGGCAGCGTCCCCGCATCCCACGCCGCCTCGCCCGCCGCCTCCCGGCGTGCGCTTCGAAGGGGGGCACCTCGTCCTTTCCCGACAGATCGTGCTGGACGGGGAAGCGGTCGGGACTCTCTACCTCGACTCGAACCTCGACGCCGTCGGGGAGCGCCTGTGGCGGTACGCCATCGCGGTGTCGATCGTGGCCCTCGCGTCCTCGATCGTGGCGTTCCTGGTCTCCTCGCGGCTCCAGCGGCTCGTCACCCGACCGCTCGTCCGGCTGGCGGATGCGGCTGCCGCCATCGGCACCGGGAACCTCGACACCCGCATCGAGGTCGGGACGCTCGACGAGGTCGGGAAGCTCGCCGAGGCGTTCAACCGCATGGCGGAGAACCTCGGTGGGACCACCGTCTCCAAGAACTACTTCGACGGCATCATTCGCTCCCTCATGGACGCCCTGGTGGTGATCCGGCCCGACGCGACCATCGAGATGGTCAACCGCGCGGCCCTCCGGCTCACCGGCTTCGAGGA
It includes:
- a CDS encoding YfiR family protein, with protein sequence MAEPAARLEYEVKAAFLFNFARFVEWPDVRGVGDRTFTIGILGSDPFGEILDRAVAGKKFNGQTIAVRRLREPKDATACRILFIGTSEDRRFLEIMETLRGAPVLTVTEMTTGKRGAVIRFFIEDRGVRFEVDLDAAARSGLKISSRLLSVARVLRDPVAGGR